The following are encoded in a window of Carassius auratus strain Wakin unplaced genomic scaffold, ASM336829v1 scaf_tig00017342, whole genome shotgun sequence genomic DNA:
- the LOC113075633 gene encoding protein KHNYN-like isoform X2 — MALSGLMEDEFTCAGVLRGALLALQPTVERIFGVKLSIGEEDALSAQSGQIWLQLLGASGDVQAAKLFVKGVVNQEAQQEVQFPEVLHCVFSGAKGLFMDGLIKNSSAQIVVGSQGIILITGLAEPVVKAYSFITDLLEKYKSSQGRRNEAGHESLESRRAFKAIVESLEDRHTLDLLVLPVLVKEVLLDLVKQSGLDSYAKRDGEGLIPFKGNGSWAMQRTVDEIDFGGSEGQLRSNYNAENSPSKQPGLFLQSAHHRINGTDDFSRKSYNSFSQSLALDPTNFEMPASPEQGSPQETKSKTPSHDSVLLSAGSREDFDHLLMFFTTMGFAKDVVQAVLTRTGPREASQLLDLIQQEQHKSGQRNLPSESQNVTGIGGEMHEALQILEASKEKPNAKEEDFVLDVLKKAAATCGYTEETVMEVCSNLPDLKPHELLMELQKQGEVNRTRGGSKKADWKIGPNTVADLDTGSEKAGAEMRTTKVDPSKPVNINGRPLSVRGPPQTTYCFETLDSEVQPMDSHVQLPPRTISQNPDLSSPNISNQSIPHKPQHGRSGAASVVTGSQRFLESLKTPFKLQLSDEPGDPMLRQIIIDGSNVAMSHGLGVFFSCRGIALAVQQFWTRGHREITVFVPQWRQKSNSKVKERQYMNELCDLGFLKYTPSREVEGKRINSYDDRFMLELAQKTKGVIVTNDNLRDLVDESPAWRDIIKKSLLQYVFAGDLFMLPDDPLGRGGPHLRDFLHKHNSLPVPGSHSYAGASASSPHRPATLHAHTEVLRFRDRTPGGPSRGQGSGRGQWDEGEGRQEVRERTAEETLKLLQGLVTIFPGQESVIIMILQCHPRIRDVSRLTDLILEQQE, encoded by the exons ATGGCTCTCTCAGGTCTGATGGAGGACGAGTTCACCTGTGCAGGTGTGTTGAGGGGGGCGCTGCTGGCACTGCAGCCCACCGTCGAGCGGATCTTTGGGGTGAAGCTGAGTATCGGAGAAGAGGACGCTCTGTCTGCGCAGAGTGGTCAGATCTGGCTGCAGCTGCTGGGGGCTTCAGGAGACGTGCAGGCCGCGAAG CTTTTTGTGAAAGGTGTCGTCAATCAGGAAGCTCAGCAAGAGGTCCAGTTTCCTGAAGTGCTTCACTGTGTCTTCAGTGGTGCTAAAGGGCTGTTTATGGATGGCCTGATTAAAAATTCCTCCGCTCAAATAGTG GTGGGATCTCAAGGCATCATCCTCATAACCGGGCTGGCAGAACCTGTGGTGAAAGCCTATTCCTTTATTACTGACCTGCTGGAGAAGTACAAGAGCAGCCAGGGACGGCGCAATGAGGCTGGCCACGAATCCCTGGAGTCACGTCGGGCCTTCAAAGCCATCGTGGAGAGTCTGGAGGACCGTCACACCCTGGACCTGCTGGTGTTACCTGTGCTGGTGAAAGAGGTCCTGCTGGATTTGGTCAAACAGTCTGGATTGGACTCGTATGCAAAGCGGGACGGGGAAGGTCTGATCCCGTTCAAAGGCAATGGATCGTGGGCGATGCAGAGAACTGTTGATGAAATCGATTTTGGAGGCTCTGAGGGGCAGCTGAGATCGAATTATAATGCAGAGAACTCACCTTCCAAGCAGCCAGGTCTTTTTCTACAATCTGCCCATCACAGAATTAACGGGACGGATGATTTCAGCAGAAAATCATACAACTCTTTTTCTCAAAGCTTGGCCCTTGACCCAACAAACTTTGAGATGCCGGCGTCTCCAGAACAAGGTTCGCCACAAGAAACCAAATCTAAAACGCCATCGCATGACTCTGTGCTGTTGTCCGCGGGGAGCAGAGAGGATTTCGACCACCTCCTCATGTTCTTCACCACAATGGGATTTGCCAAGGACGTGGTGCAAGCTGTTCTAACCCGAACCGGTCCCAGAGAAGCCTCGCAGCTTCTGGATTTGATCCAGCAGGAGCAGCACAAATCCGGCCAGCGGAACCTCCCCAGCGAGTCCCAAAATGTGACGGGAATTGGTGGAGAAATGCATGAGGCACTTCAGATTCTAGAAGCCAGTAAAGAAAAACCCAATGCTAAAGAGGAAGACTTTGTCTTGGATGTGTTGAAGAAGGCCGCGGCCACTTGTGGCTACACCGAAGAGACAGTAATGGAAGTGTGCAGCAATCTCCCCGACCTCAAGCCACACGAGCTGCTCATGGAACTGCAGAAACAAGGAGAGGTGAACAGGACCAGAGGAGGCTCTAAAAAAGCTGACTGGAAGATTGGTCCAAATACAGTCGCAGATCTCGACACCGGGAGTGAAAAGGCTGGAGCAGAGATGAGGACCACAAAGGTAGACCCATCCAAACCAGTGAACATTAATGGCAGGCCTTTATCGGTGAGAGGACCACCGCAGACGACATACTGCTTTGAAACCTTGGACTCCGAAGTACAGCCAATGGATTCACACGTCCAACTGCCTCCACGGACTATCAGTCAGAACCCGGATCTCAGTTCCCCAAATATCTCCAACCAGTCCATTCCGCACAAACCTCAACACGGCAGATCAGGTGCAGCATCGGTGGTCACGGGATCACAGCGGTTCCTCGAGAGCCTCAAGACACCCTTCAAACTGCAGCTGTCGGACGAGCCTGGTGACCCCATGCTGCGTCAGATCATCATCGATGGGAGCAATGTCGCAATGAG TCACGGTTTGGGGGTGTTTTTCTCCTGTCGAGGCATCGCTCTGGCCGTGCAGCAGTTTTGGACGAGAGGTCATCGTGAGATCACCGTGTTCGTCCCTCAGTGGAGACAGAAGAGCAACTCAAAGGTTAAAG AGAGGCAATACATGAATGAACTCTGTGATCTGGGTTTCCTCAAATACACTCCATCCAGAGAGGTCGAGGGCAAGAGAATCAACTCATACGACGACCG ATTCATGCTGGAGCTGGCGCAGAAGACCAAAGGAGTGATTGTGACCAATGACAACCTGAGAGATCTGGTGGACGAGTCGCCCGCCTGGAGAGACATCATTAAGAAAAG TTTGCTTCAGTACGTGTTTGCCGGCGATCTTTTCATGTTACCTGACGATCCTTTGGGCCGCGGTGGTCCTCATCTGAGAGACTTCCTTCATAAACACAACAG TTTACCTGTCCCAGGCAGTCACTCATACGCAGGTGCATCCGCGTCCTCTCCTCATCGGCCTGCCACGCTGCACGCTCACACCGAAGTGCTGCGCTTTCGAGACCGGACACCGGGGGGTCCCAGCAGAGGTCAGGGGTCAGGCAGAGGTCAGTGGGATGAGGGCGAGGGGCGTCAGGAGGTCAGGGAGAGGACGGCGGAGGAGACACTGAAGCTGCTGCAGGGTTTAGTGACGATCTTTCCTGGCCAGGAGAGCGTGATTATCATGATCCTGCAGTGTCACCCGAGGATCAGAGACGTCAGCCGACTCACAGACCTCATCCTGGAACAACAGGAATGA
- the LOC113075633 gene encoding protein KHNYN-like isoform X1, with translation MALSGLMEDEFTCAGVLRGALLALQPTVERIFGVKLSIGEEDALSAQSGQIWLQLLGASGDVQAAKLFVKGVVNQEAQQEVQFPEVLHCVFSGAKGLFMDGLIKNSSAQIVVGSQGIILITGLAEPVVKAYSFITDLLEKYKSSQGRRNEAGHESLESRRAFKAIVESLEDRHTLDLLVLPVLVKEVLLDLVKQSGLDSYAKRDGEGLIPFKGNGSWAMQRTVDEIDFGGSEGQLRSNYNAENSPSKQPGLFLQSAHHRINGTDDFSRKSYNSFSQSLALDPTNFEMPASPEQGSPQETKSKTPSHDSVLLSAGSREDFDHLLMFFTTMGFAKDVVQAVLTRTGPREASQLLDLIQQEQHKSGQRNLPSESQNVTGIGGEMHEALQILEASKEKPNAKEEDFVLDVLKKAAATCGYTEETVMEVCSNLPDLKPHELLMELQKQGEVNRTRGGSKKADWKIGPNTVADLDTGSEKAGAEMRTTKVDPSKPVNINGRPLSVRGPPQTTYCFETLDSEVQPMDSHVQLPPRTISQNPDLSSPNISNQSIPHKPQHGRSGAASVVTGSQRFLESLKTPFKLQLSDEPGDPMLRQIIIDGSNVAMSHGLGVFFSCRGIALAVQQFWTRGHREITVFVPQWRQKSNSKVKERQYMNELCDLGFLKYTPSREVEGKRINSYDDRFMLELAQKTKGVIVTNDNLRDLVDESPAWRDIIKKSLLQYVFAGDLFMLPDDPLGRGGPHLRDFLHKHNSSLPVPGSHSYAGASASSPHRPATLHAHTEVLRFRDRTPGGPSRGQGSGRGQWDEGEGRQEVRERTAEETLKLLQGLVTIFPGQESVIIMILQCHPRIRDVSRLTDLILEQQE, from the exons ATGGCTCTCTCAGGTCTGATGGAGGACGAGTTCACCTGTGCAGGTGTGTTGAGGGGGGCGCTGCTGGCACTGCAGCCCACCGTCGAGCGGATCTTTGGGGTGAAGCTGAGTATCGGAGAAGAGGACGCTCTGTCTGCGCAGAGTGGTCAGATCTGGCTGCAGCTGCTGGGGGCTTCAGGAGACGTGCAGGCCGCGAAG CTTTTTGTGAAAGGTGTCGTCAATCAGGAAGCTCAGCAAGAGGTCCAGTTTCCTGAAGTGCTTCACTGTGTCTTCAGTGGTGCTAAAGGGCTGTTTATGGATGGCCTGATTAAAAATTCCTCCGCTCAAATAGTG GTGGGATCTCAAGGCATCATCCTCATAACCGGGCTGGCAGAACCTGTGGTGAAAGCCTATTCCTTTATTACTGACCTGCTGGAGAAGTACAAGAGCAGCCAGGGACGGCGCAATGAGGCTGGCCACGAATCCCTGGAGTCACGTCGGGCCTTCAAAGCCATCGTGGAGAGTCTGGAGGACCGTCACACCCTGGACCTGCTGGTGTTACCTGTGCTGGTGAAAGAGGTCCTGCTGGATTTGGTCAAACAGTCTGGATTGGACTCGTATGCAAAGCGGGACGGGGAAGGTCTGATCCCGTTCAAAGGCAATGGATCGTGGGCGATGCAGAGAACTGTTGATGAAATCGATTTTGGAGGCTCTGAGGGGCAGCTGAGATCGAATTATAATGCAGAGAACTCACCTTCCAAGCAGCCAGGTCTTTTTCTACAATCTGCCCATCACAGAATTAACGGGACGGATGATTTCAGCAGAAAATCATACAACTCTTTTTCTCAAAGCTTGGCCCTTGACCCAACAAACTTTGAGATGCCGGCGTCTCCAGAACAAGGTTCGCCACAAGAAACCAAATCTAAAACGCCATCGCATGACTCTGTGCTGTTGTCCGCGGGGAGCAGAGAGGATTTCGACCACCTCCTCATGTTCTTCACCACAATGGGATTTGCCAAGGACGTGGTGCAAGCTGTTCTAACCCGAACCGGTCCCAGAGAAGCCTCGCAGCTTCTGGATTTGATCCAGCAGGAGCAGCACAAATCCGGCCAGCGGAACCTCCCCAGCGAGTCCCAAAATGTGACGGGAATTGGTGGAGAAATGCATGAGGCACTTCAGATTCTAGAAGCCAGTAAAGAAAAACCCAATGCTAAAGAGGAAGACTTTGTCTTGGATGTGTTGAAGAAGGCCGCGGCCACTTGTGGCTACACCGAAGAGACAGTAATGGAAGTGTGCAGCAATCTCCCCGACCTCAAGCCACACGAGCTGCTCATGGAACTGCAGAAACAAGGAGAGGTGAACAGGACCAGAGGAGGCTCTAAAAAAGCTGACTGGAAGATTGGTCCAAATACAGTCGCAGATCTCGACACCGGGAGTGAAAAGGCTGGAGCAGAGATGAGGACCACAAAGGTAGACCCATCCAAACCAGTGAACATTAATGGCAGGCCTTTATCGGTGAGAGGACCACCGCAGACGACATACTGCTTTGAAACCTTGGACTCCGAAGTACAGCCAATGGATTCACACGTCCAACTGCCTCCACGGACTATCAGTCAGAACCCGGATCTCAGTTCCCCAAATATCTCCAACCAGTCCATTCCGCACAAACCTCAACACGGCAGATCAGGTGCAGCATCGGTGGTCACGGGATCACAGCGGTTCCTCGAGAGCCTCAAGACACCCTTCAAACTGCAGCTGTCGGACGAGCCTGGTGACCCCATGCTGCGTCAGATCATCATCGATGGGAGCAATGTCGCAATGAG TCACGGTTTGGGGGTGTTTTTCTCCTGTCGAGGCATCGCTCTGGCCGTGCAGCAGTTTTGGACGAGAGGTCATCGTGAGATCACCGTGTTCGTCCCTCAGTGGAGACAGAAGAGCAACTCAAAGGTTAAAG AGAGGCAATACATGAATGAACTCTGTGATCTGGGTTTCCTCAAATACACTCCATCCAGAGAGGTCGAGGGCAAGAGAATCAACTCATACGACGACCG ATTCATGCTGGAGCTGGCGCAGAAGACCAAAGGAGTGATTGTGACCAATGACAACCTGAGAGATCTGGTGGACGAGTCGCCCGCCTGGAGAGACATCATTAAGAAAAG TTTGCTTCAGTACGTGTTTGCCGGCGATCTTTTCATGTTACCTGACGATCCTTTGGGCCGCGGTGGTCCTCATCTGAGAGACTTCCTTCATAAACACAACAG TAGTTTACCTGTCCCAGGCAGTCACTCATACGCAGGTGCATCCGCGTCCTCTCCTCATCGGCCTGCCACGCTGCACGCTCACACCGAAGTGCTGCGCTTTCGAGACCGGACACCGGGGGGTCCCAGCAGAGGTCAGGGGTCAGGCAGAGGTCAGTGGGATGAGGGCGAGGGGCGTCAGGAGGTCAGGGAGAGGACGGCGGAGGAGACACTGAAGCTGCTGCAGGGTTTAGTGACGATCTTTCCTGGCCAGGAGAGCGTGATTATCATGATCCTGCAGTGTCACCCGAGGATCAGAGACGTCAGCCGACTCACAGACCTCATCCTGGAACAACAGGAATGA